The sequence below is a genomic window from bacterium 336/3.
TGAAGGAGCTAATATTATGTATGCTTCACCTGCTGCTCATAAAAACTGGGGTTATCAGAATAATGAACTGCAAGAACAATATTTGTTTGACTTGGTACATCCCTACGATTCATCTTTAGTGAAGAAAATATTTTTTGAAATTATCAATACACGTAGAAAATTATTTAGAACTACCTTTCGTATTTTGTATAAAGATGGTTCTGACCATTGGATGGAAGTAAAAGCCAAAAACTTACTCAGAGAGCCTTCTATCAATGCCGTTTTGATGATTGTGCAAAACGTAACACAACAAACACTTGCTGAGGAAAAAATTATTCAGGCTCTTGAAACAGAAAAAAAGCTTAACGAAGAGTTGGCTCAAAGAGAAGAAAAACTAAAAAACACACTTGACATCATCAAACAAAAAGAAATTGAACTTAAAAAAGCCAATCAAATACTAGAAGATGCTCAAACATTTGCTAAAATGGGGTCTTGGCATATAGAAACAGAGCCAGAAGAGTCTATAGCTTGGTCTAAACAGACTTTTATAGCCTTTGGCATGAATCCTTTTATAGATAAAACTCCTCGTAATAGTCAAGAATTGAGACAGTTAATCCATGAAGATGATAGAATTAAATTATTAGAGTTGTATAAAAGAGTACTTAGTGGTGAAACAGAAACCTATGAAATAGAATTGAGACAATATCAAAAAAATGATGATGCATACCGTTGGTTTCTTACAAAAGCTCAATCTGTTAAAAATGAAGAAAATAAAATTATAGGTATATCAGGGATTACACTTGATATACATGAACGCAAATTGGCTGAAGAGAAGCTTAGACAAACCAATGACGAACTTAGCAAAGCAAACTCTGAACTAGACAGGTTTGTATATAGTGTATCTCACGATTTGAGAGCTCCTATATCCTCACTTTTAGGGCTTATTCAGCTTTCTCGAATGACAGATGATGTGGAAGAAGTAAAACAATATATGTCTTTGCAAGAAAAAAGTATTCAAAGACTTGATAATTTCATCAAAGATATTTTGGACTATTCTCGAAATGCTCGATTAGAATTTACTCCTGAGCCCATTTCGTTCAAAGAAATCTTAGAAAATTGCTTTGAACAACACAATCACATGGAGAATGCCAAACGTATTGAAACTATTATCAAAATCAATGAGGAGAAAACGTTCTACTCAGATAAAAACAGATTGAATATTATATTTAATAATTTGCTTTCTAATGCTATTAAATACGCAAACCAAAGACAGTTAAGATGTTATATTCAGGTGTTTGTAGAAACTGATGACAAAGAGGTAAAAGTAGAAATCCAAGATAATGGAATAGGTATTGGCAAAGAACATATCAACAAGGTTTTTAATATGTTTTACAGAGCCAACGATTCGCTTGCAGGCTCAGGATTAGGCTTGTATATTGTCAAAGAAACAGTAAATAAATTACAAGGCTTTATTAAACTGGACTCCGAATTGGGGCAGGGTACAAGGATAGTGCTTACACTACCTAATAAAAAAGATGAAGTAAATGAATCTTGATTACAACAATTTTATGAATAGATTTTTCTGGAAACTACTTTAGAAAAGAAAAAAGATAAAGGAAAAAAACATCTACACTCCTTTTTCTTTACTCTTTTTTACAAAAAATTAACAAATACGATATTAATTCAATACTAAGTACTAAAAATATACTATTTATGAGCAAGAAAATAACACCTCGTGACCAAAATTATTCGGAATGGTATCTTGACATTGTAAAAGAAGCAGATTTAGCAGAACATTCTGCCGTAAAAGGTTGTATGGTTATCAAACCTTATGGTTATGCCATTTGGGAAAAAATGAGAGATGACTTAGACAGACGTTTCAAAGAAACAGGGCATCAAAATGCTTATTTCCCCCTTTTTATACCCAAAAGTTTGTTTGAGGCAGAAGAAAAGAATGCAGAAGGCTTTGCCAAAGAATGTGCTGTTGTAACGCATTATCGCCTCAAAAATGACCCTAACAACAAAGGAAAACTTATTGTTGATCCTGATTCTAAATTAGAGGAAGAACTAATTGTACGCCCAACCAGTGAGGCTGTTATCTGGAATACCTACAAAGGCTGGATTCAGTCGTATAGAGATTTGCCTTTGCTGATAAACCAATGGGCAAACGTAGTACGTTGGGAAATGCGTACACGCTTATTTTTACGTACAGCAGAATTCTTATGGCAAGAAGGGCATACAGCTCATGCAACCAAAGAAGAAGCCATTGCTGAAACTGAACAAATGTTAGAGGTATATGCTGATTTTGCAGAAAATATACTTGCTATTCCTGTAATTAAAGGTATTAAAACAGCCAATGAACGCTTTGCAGGAGCAGAAGAAACATATTGTATTGAAGCCATGATGCAAGATGGAAAGGCTCTCCAAGCAGGTACATCACATTTTTTAGGGCAAAATTTCGCCAAAGCTTTTGATGTGAAGTTCTCAAACAAAGAAAATAAATTGGATTATGTATGGGGAACATCGTGGGGAGTGAGTACACGCCTCATGGGAGCATTAGTAATGAGTCACTCTGATGATTCAGGTCTTGTAATACCACCTCGTTTAGCACCCATTCAAGCAGTAATAGTTCCTATTTACAAGGGTGCAGACTCTATTCCAACACTTGATGAAGCATGTTTGACACTCAAAAAACAATTGGAAGCCAAAGGTATCATTGTAAAATTTGATAACAGAGATACCCAAACACCAGGTTTCAAATTTGCTGAATGGGAAGTAAAAGGTGTGCCTGTTCGTTTGGCTTTAGGGCTTAGAGATTTGGAAAATAAAACCATTGAAGTGGCAAGACGTGATACCAAAGAAAAACAAAGCGTAGCCTCTGAAGGTATTGCAGAATACGTAAGCAATTTATTAACTGAAATTCAAAACAATCTTTATCAGAAAGCTTTAGAACGTAGAACACAAATGACTTACGAAGTTAATTCTTATGATGAACTGAAGACTGTTTTGGATAAAGGTGGTTTTGCCCTTGCTCATTGGGATGGAACAGGAGAAACAGAACAGAAAATTAAAGAAGAAACCAAAGCAACAATTCGTTGTATTCCATTAGGAAACAAACAAGAAGAAGGGAAATGCATTTATTCAGGCAAACCTTCTAAAGAAAGAGTTGTTTTTGCTATAGCATATTAATAAAGAGCAACCTACAAAATTTTGTAGGTTGTTTTTTTATGTGTACTTTTTTGAAAAAAAGCCTTTTTATGTTGAAAAAAATAGGATATACCTTCATACTTTTCATAGTAATTGTACTGGCTTATATCAATATGAGGCTTCACATGAGTACAAGCCTTCAAAATGAAGAGAAAACGCATAAGGATGTTCTTCTACAACTCCAATTTATAGAAATCCAGCTAAAAAAGAAGGATTTGGCTGTAGAAATGCAAATGCTGTATCCAGAAGGTTATGTGTTTTCTAATGTATTGTATGGACTTACATGGGCAGAAATAGCCCAAAAATCAGATAAAACTTCTCTTATCCATCAAAAAGCTATTCAGGAAATTTTATATGCTTATAATCAGGTAAATACCAAATATGCTCAAAGTATTTTTCCTACATCTACCAAACCTCAATATGGAGTATTTTATGCAGGATGGAGAAATTATTTATTGGGAAAACTCCTTGAAATACAAACATATAAAAACATTAAAGAACTAGAAGTTTTCAAACAGAATTGTGAGGAAATAGCAAAGGCTTTTCAAAACTCAAAATCGCCTTTTTTAGAGTCTTATCAGAAGGCTTCTTGGCCTGCCGATTCGTTTGTAGCGATGATGTCTCTACATTTGCACGATAAACTCTTTGAACCAAAATATCAGGAACTTATCAAACAATTGATAGTTAAAGTAAAAATGCTTTTAGATAAGCAAACTAGACTTATACCTCACTCAGTAGATTCAAGTACAGGCGATAAGATAGAAGGAGCAAGAGGCTCTTCGATGGCTTTGATGCTTTTATTTCTTTCAGAAATAGAGCCTACATTTGCCCAAGAGCAATTTGAGTTGTTTAAAAAACAATTTTCTCAAACCATTTTGCAGTTGCCATCTATCAGAGAATATCCACATGAAAGTTCTGGAGTAGGCGATGTAGATTCGGGTCCTGTAATTTTTGGGATGAGCCCTGTGGCGACTATTGTGTCAGTTGGGGTATTTGAGAAGTTTGGAGAATATAAAACAGCTAATAGTATGTTTAGTTGTATTGAAACATTTGGATTCTCTTATAGCTCAAAAACAGAGAAAAAGTATTTAATGGGCAAAATGCCCATAGCAGATATATTTATTGCTTGGGTGAGGGTACAAGGTACCCAAAAGATTGTTCAAGAAAATCCATTTGGCTCAATATTTTTATTTAATACGTTGTGTAGTGGCTTTATAATGCTTATATTGATAGTCCTTACAAGAAAAAGGCTTAAAAATATTTTAAAAAAATAAATGCTATGTTCATCAAAATATTTGCAATAACCTTTTTTATCTGTTTTGCCCTGATGTGTATGTATGGCTGTTATAATTGGTCAAATACGTTATATCAGTATGCTAAAAGAGGCATACAAACACAAGCAGAAGTAATAGAAGTAAAAAAGTTTGGAAGCAATAAGCCCAGTTATTATGCTTTTTTACAGTTTCAAGACATAAAAAACAAAACTTATACCATTGAACGGAGAATGAGAGCCAAAGAAGGTGAAAAAATAGCTATTCAATACTTGTCTGAATCTCCTGAAAATGCTACTACCGAATCCAGAGCAATGATGTTTTTTTATGTAATAGCTTCATTTTTAATGGGTATACTTGTAACAATGGGTTTGATTATTTTCACTAATAATCCTCTTTCACATATTATCTTGAAAAAATTTAAAAATAAAAAGATTTAACGAATTTTCTTGACTTTCAAAATCCACCAGAAAAAGACAAAATGGAATAGAAGTCTGCCATACAAACCATAATAAGTGGGTTTCTGAGAAAAATCAATCAGACTGCCTCCAACATCCATAACAGGAGGCTCAAAAAGATGACTGATATGAATACTCCAAAAACTCATCAAGAGTCCGAAAATACCCCAAACACCGATATTTCTGTATTTAGAAGGAATCAGCATGAGTCCAAAAATAATTTCTAAAGCTCCTGAGGCGTAATTTAAAAAAGGCTTTTGGATAAACCAAGAAGGCATCATGGTTACATAAAAATCTGGATTAATAAAGTGGTTTGTACCCATCACAGCATAAAATATAGCTGTGAAATATAAAAAAAACTTGCTTTGAAATATGTTTGTAGCCATAACGTTTTGTATTTTGTACCAATATGTAAAACTTTTGGGAGTACGAAAAGTTTTTGATTAAAAAGCTATGCAAAAAATTTATCTTCTTTCTGGAAATGGTAGTTATAAAGCTTGGTGGGACGATTGTCTGCCTTTGTTCAAAGAAAAACAACCCATTCCCCTCGAACTTCCTGGTTTTGGAAGCAATACCTCTCAAAAATATCAAAATTTAGAGCAATTAGCTCGAGCTCTATTGGAGCAAACCGAAGAAAATCAAGAGATTTTTGCTGTGGGGATCAATGCTTTGGTGGTATTGCATGCCCTTGTTCGAAAGCCCAAACACTTCTCAAAAGTGATATTACTCGCTCCTGTGGGGGCTTTTTTATGGGAAAGGAGTTTTGTGAAAATCATGTCTTGGAAGCCTATTCGTAAAACAATTCACTTTTTACTCAAAAACTTTCCTAAAGTGTTTGCTCATAAATTTTCATCTAAAAAATGGACAAATAGTCAATACAAACGCATGGGAGAGGGTTAC
It includes:
- a CDS encoding proline--tRNA ligase (catalyzes the formation of prolyl-tRNA(Pro) from proline and tRNA(Pro)), with protein sequence MSKKITPRDQNYSEWYLDIVKEADLAEHSAVKGCMVIKPYGYAIWEKMRDDLDRRFKETGHQNAYFPLFIPKSLFEAEEKNAEGFAKECAVVTHYRLKNDPNNKGKLIVDPDSKLEEELIVRPTSEAVIWNTYKGWIQSYRDLPLLINQWANVVRWEMRTRLFLRTAEFLWQEGHTAHATKEEAIAETEQMLEVYADFAENILAIPVIKGIKTANERFAGAEETYCIEAMMQDGKALQAGTSHFLGQNFAKAFDVKFSNKENKLDYVWGTSWGVSTRLMGALVMSHSDDSGLVIPPRLAPIQAVIVPIYKGADSIPTLDEACLTLKKQLEAKGIIVKFDNRDTQTPGFKFAEWEVKGVPVRLALGLRDLENKTIEVARRDTKEKQSVASEGIAEYVSNLLTEIQNNLYQKALERRTQMTYEVNSYDELKTVLDKGGFALAHWDGTGETEQKIKEETKATIRCIPLGNKQEEGKCIYSGKPSKERVVFAIAY